Below is a genomic region from Flammeovirgaceae bacterium SG7u.111.
GACGATGCGTTGTATTCCAAAATGAAGCTGGCGATCGATTCTTTGCCCATTACCTTGCCTCCAAGCTCTACTATGGCAGGTATTTATGCCCAAGTGGATAGCAACCGTGGTGTATGGAAAGCTCCGGCAAATGTAGGCGTAAATGCTGTAGAAAGTCTCACGTTCAAAGTGACCAACGATATCCAAGATTTTCTCAATGTGGATACCACTGCGGGCAAATCGATCAATGTGATCCGTCCATTTACTGGGAAAGGAATTTTGGTTTGGGGATCGAGGACATTGGCTGGCAACGACAACGAATGGAGATATATACCTGTAAGAAGGTTCTTCAATATGGTGGAAGAATCGGTTAAAAAAGCAACGGAGCAGTTTGTATTCGAACCTAACGATGCCAACACGTGGACGAAAGTTCGGGGGATGATCAGTAACTTCTTGGTATTGCAATGGAGGGCAGGCGCATTGGCGGGTCCAACTCCCGAAGCCGCTTTTTATGTAAGCATAGGCTTGGGCGAGACCATGACTGCACTCGATATTTTGGAAGGCAGAATGATTGTGGAAATTGGAATGGCGGCCGTACGTCCTGCCGAGTTCATCATCCTCAAATTCTCTCACAAAATGCAGGAAGCATAAATTTTATGAATAGTTCAAGCATCCGCTTGGGCTCCTCGTTTTTCAGTTAGGCATTCAGCATTTCGCTGCACTTTCTGATGAATCATTTCGATCACTTTCTCAACTTAAAAAAATAAAATTATGGCTGATTATCCATTGCCGAAGTTTCATTTCCAAGTAGAATGGGGAGGAACAAAAATTGGTTTTACCGAAGTTTCAGGGCTAGACTTTGAAACCGAGCCAATAGAGTACCGCCACGGAGCAAGCAAAGAATACCACAAAACCAAGCAGCCCGGCATGCAAAAGTACAGTAACATCACGCTCAAAAGAGGGACATTCGCCGGAGACAACGAGTATTTTGACTGGTGGAAAACAACTGTTTTCTTTGAAGAAGGCGGGGCGACTGGCTCAGTGTACCGGAGAGACCTTACCATTTCGTTGCTCAACGAAAACCATGAACCTGTGATAGTTTGGAATGTGAAAAATGCCTGGCCCATAAAAATCCAATCTACAGACCTGAAAGCAGATGGAAACGAGGTGGCAATTGAGTCGCTAGAGCTGGTTCACGAAGGGCTTGTTGTAGCGAATGGTTAGTGTGTAAATTCTTAATCTAGTTTCAGATGGCTAATTATTACCCGCCTGTCGGGTTTCATTTTCAGGTCAATTTTACTGGGCTTAAAGCCGATGACAGGGATGCCCATTTCCAGTCTGTAAGTGGATTGGATGTATCCATGCAGACGGAAAGTATCAAAGAGGCTGGGGAAAATCGTTTCGAGCACGAATTGCCTGTCCGTACCAATTACTCTGAGCTTACCCTCAAAAGAGGGTTTTACAAAGGCTCGGGCTTGATCGATTGGATTAACAAGGCTTTTCAAAACATGGAATTCCAACCTGTCGATTTGCAAGTGGTATTGCTCAACGAAGGGCATGAGCCGCTAGTGACTTGGGATGTGGTACATGCTTGGCCTAAGAAGTGGACATTTTCCGATCTTAATGCAATGCAAGGGGAAGTGTTTATAGAAACACTGCAACTGCATTACAACTATTTTACCGTCACTACTCATTAGTATATTGTAATAAGAGTTTTGGGCTTTTTGCCGCCGATCGTCTGTCTCATTATTGGTGCTTTATTATGGTTACGAGTTTCAGGTTAAAAAATAAGAAACCAGTAACTAGAAACCAGCAGTTTGAGCTGATTAGGTATAAATAGCCTATGAAATACATAAAAAGACTTGATTCAAAGACTACAAACTATGCCTTTAGAAATAAAAGAATTGGTGATAAAAGCCGAAATTACCGAGGAGAGTGGTAATCAAAGTAATGCTTCTTCTACTGGAGGAAGGCAAAATGCTGTGGATGTGGAAAGCATTGTTGCGGCTTGTGTAGATCAGGTAATGGAGCTAATGAAAAGTAATTCGGATAGGTAAAAGAACGTTTCTGAACGTAGTAAAATGGGATTAGTCAAGCTAAAAATAAAATCGTTTACCGACTCGAAGTTTCAGCAAAAGGGATCGAAGGAATTTGATTTGCCTATCAACCCCGAGGAGTTCATCCAGAACTTATCGGTAAAGCTGAATACTACCCAAGCGCAAGGTACGCAAGGAAATAACCCTAGGTACAATAGCACCGAACCTGAGACGCTAGCACTCGATTTTGTGCTAGACGGCACAGGGGTGCTTGAACTTCCTGAAGCACTGAAAGGGAAAAGTGTTCCC
It encodes:
- a CDS encoding phage tail protein codes for the protein MANYYPPVGFHFQVNFTGLKADDRDAHFQSVSGLDVSMQTESIKEAGENRFEHELPVRTNYSELTLKRGFYKGSGLIDWINKAFQNMEFQPVDLQVVLLNEGHEPLVTWDVVHAWPKKWTFSDLNAMQGEVFIETLQLHYNYFTVTTH
- a CDS encoding DUF5908 family protein gives rise to the protein MPLEIKELVIKAEITEESGNQSNASSTGGRQNAVDVESIVAACVDQVMELMKSNSDR
- a CDS encoding phage tail protein, giving the protein MADYPLPKFHFQVEWGGTKIGFTEVSGLDFETEPIEYRHGASKEYHKTKQPGMQKYSNITLKRGTFAGDNEYFDWWKTTVFFEEGGATGSVYRRDLTISLLNENHEPVIVWNVKNAWPIKIQSTDLKADGNEVAIESLELVHEGLVVANG